From the genome of Fusarium fujikuroi IMI 58289 draft genome, chromosome FFUJ_chr06:
AAAGGACGAAAGACCGATGCCAACTCTTCGGAAGAGCAGGAAGATACCTGTTGTATTCGAACAAAGAGACTTGGGAACGTAGGCTCtgtccttgagcttggtgatgaggtcgGTCCTTCTCATTCCATCCTTTGCCAACCTACCTAACTTAATAGATACTGAACATCTAGAGAAGAGCGCCAAGGTACATGTGTCGCAAACAAATCACAGAAACTGTACAGCCTCATTTTCGTAATACTAAATCAAGTCTTAACAAGGCCTGGAAACATATCACGGTCTCCGTCTCCGTCTCTGTTTCTCGGCACCGGTACTCAAAATTGTACCGACAGGATAACGGTTGCTGCTGTATGAGACCTGGTACTGATTGCAACAATGAACACGCGTCTTCAACATTACTCCGTTGCAGGAAATGACGGTGACGGGCCTGTATTCTTCATTCTCTCACACTATTCCACCAAAAACCCGCCgcccatatcatcatcatctgccaTGTCAAACTCTTCAGTAACATCGCTCGGCgcatcctcaatctcttgGTCCAGTTGTGCCTCTTTAGCCGCTTTATCATCCGCTGCCTTTCTTTCATCTGCGTCTACACCGCTCCAAATCTGTTCTCTTATACGTAACGACATCATGAACTTCCTCCAAGCCCTAAGTGCACGGTGTCTTCTTCGCTCATCCTCTACCTCTTGCTCCAGATCACCTAGACTATCAATTATAGTTCGCACAGCTTCTTCGTACTCTTTTGCGACCACTATGCCGGTTAACACGGCTGTGCCATGTCGTCCTTTGAATGAGAAGCCGGTGAGAGCGGGTGCGTAGTCGACTCCAGCCATAATCGCTGCTCGTGTTGCATGCTCGTGGATAATGTGAGCTCCTCCTTTAGGAATCATGCTTGGTACATAAACATCGATATTTCCAAACTTGTTCTTCGGTACCATGCCATTCCGCACTGGGGGTGGTTCGAAGAGCTCTGTCTGATCCTCGGTGTAGATAGGTGTCCCGGCATCTCCGTgggcatcctcatcttggTCATCATCCAGAGGGTTCTTTGGttttgcctttttaggtAGCCATTTGACAGGTATTTCCAGTGGTTTAACCTCCCGCCCCAGACGATACCATTTATCTGCACTTCTCGCAATCCGAACATCCTTCCGCCGGTAGATCTTCTCGAGCGGTGCTCTACTACCTGCAGCAACTGTTCCAGAAGGTGTGGCTCCAGGAACAAGAACCTCATGGCGTCGAAGATGTCGTTCAAGCGCAAAGACTGGATGGTCTTTGAAGTCCTGTACATTCCTTGGCATAGGCTCTCTCGCCTCGATACCTACGAGTTCGTTATCCTCAATTTGATCGAGATCTGTCCGCCGCCGCCGGCCGTACAGTTGCATAATCCGTCTCCACCAAATATCACCACCTTCACAAGCTGTGTCGATTCTTGATCTTCGGGTCTTTGCTGTATATGCCTTCGCATACCTCCTTGTTACGTCTTTTGCAgtcccatcctcatcaaatGCTACCACGTAGGAAAGGAAATTCTCCTTATCAGTAATGGGTGGCTCCAAGGATTTTGGCTTCCAGAAGGTATGAGTAACCATAGCATCTACCGGTTGCCACTTCTGATGTCCGacatcaaggatctcaacCCAGTACACAGGATGTGAGGATTCTTTTATTCGCTTGCGAATTTCAAAGGTTGGCTGAGGTTTCGGAAGAGATATCGCCGGTGTAAAGTTGTATGATGTTGCGTTTGGGTGCCCCAACCTTCGACGTGCTGAAGAACTGCCAGATGGTGTACCATATCCAGCACTGGCCATTTCTTGGTATTTAGCCATCGTAGCCCGCACTTGCGCATTTTTCTCGTCTATTGTCGAGCGCTTTTTCGGCCTTTGCTTCGGTTTCGGCATTGATGGGGCTCCAGATGTACATGCGAGAGGTTGTAGAGAGCACACCAAACGTGCCTTTACGCCAACACTTCGTAGAAGGGCGCAATACAGCTGTGCTCCAACGTCTCTAGACCCTTGTAGCTTTTTTGCCGCCTCCCGGAAATCGTCACGATCTAAGCAGCTTTCCATATCATCTGGCGGCTCATACTGTGCATCTGTCAGCCGAGACCTCTCGATTGTGCGCTGGACCTACATCTTTCAGTTGTTCTAGGTCTTCCGCCCACAGAGCACGCCTTAGACCCCTTTCGGTAACTTCATACTTCGTCTTCCATACACCCTCTGCCTGCTTGAGACCAGTCTTCAAACTCTCAGTCCTTCCAAATTGCGGAAGGTGTGCGCCAGGGGTGAGGTAGTTGACTGTCTTGTCCGTTAAATGCGGTCGCAGGTAGTCCTGGACTTTGCCATCATTACACCAATGATTGCGACGTGCAGCGTGTGACAACAGACACAGGAGATGCGTTTTATGTATATCCATCCGTGTCTTCTGCTCCTCTCTGCTGATTGGTTTACGCCTCTCGGCGGCCTTCTTTACCTGAGCTGTAGATGATTGATGCGCTGTCAGATTGAGCTCTAACGACTTTGGTTCTTCGGGTTTGCCTAAATCTTGGAGAGGTGCTGTAAAGTCCACATCCTCGAACATGatgtcctcatcttcatcatcgtcggatTCTAGCTCCATAGTCTGCATCGTTGGTTGGGGCAAGGCAACATCTTCAAACTCAATGTCCtcgccttcatcgtcatcgacctcttcctcttccttgtccGCGACTTGCGCTGGAGGTGCTTTGCTTGGTTCTGTTTGCTTTGAAGCTACTTCTGATGTCTTTCCTGGTTCC
Proteins encoded in this window:
- a CDS encoding related to xeroderma pigmentosum group C complementing factor produces the protein MVGSKRPATRASARKGAAPSVPTGGEIYQDMLAEAGVNSWVRSSPERPLKRRRAGPSRVISEPGKTSEVASKQTEPSKAPPAQVADKEEEEVDDDEGEDIEFEDVALPQPTMQTMELESDDDEDEDIMFEDVDFTAPLQDLGKPEEPKSLELNLTAHQSSTAQVKKAAERRKPISREEQKTRMDIHKTHLLCLLSHAARRNHWCNDGKVQDYLRPHLTDKTVNYLTPGAHLPQFGRTESLKTGLKQAEGVWKTKYEVTERGLRRALWAEDLEQLKDYEPPDDMESCLDRDDFREAAKKLQGSRDVGAQLYCALLRSVGVKARLVCSLQPLACTSGAPSMPKPKQRPKKRSTIDEKNAQVRATMAKYQEMASAGYGTPSGSSSARRRLGHPNATSYNFTPAISLPKPQPTFEIRKRIKESSHPVYWVEILDVGHQKWQPVDAMVTHTFWKPKSLEPPITDKENFLSYVVAFDEDGTAKDVTRRYAKAYTAKTRRSRIDTACEGGDIWWRRIMQLYGRRRRTDLDQIEDNELVGIEAREPMPRNVQDFKDHPVFALERHLRRHEVLVPGATPSGTVAAGSRAPLEKIYRRKDVRIARSADKWYRLGREVKPLEIPVKWLPKKAKPKNPLDDDQDEDAHGDAGTPIYTEDQTELFEPPPVRNGMVPKNKFGNIDVYVPSMIPKGGAHIIHEHATRAAIMAGVDYAPALTGFSFKGRHGTAVLTGIVVAKEYEEAVRTIIDSLGDLEQEVEDERRRHRALRAWRKFMMSLRIREQIWSGVDADERKAADDKAAKEAQLDQEIEDAPSDVTEEFDMADDDDMGGGFLVE